The Salvelinus namaycush isolate Seneca chromosome 5, SaNama_1.0, whole genome shotgun sequence genome segment tcagtacgggccattctactgccaatgttgtgCTATGGAGATTGAATGGCTGTGTGGTCCATTTTATACACTGGTctgcaatgggtgtggctgaaatagctaaatccactaatttgaaggggtgtccacatacttgtttATATATAGTGTAGGTTGACCTATTCAATTATAGTCAAGGTAATCCCAAAGAGGGTGTTGGCCTGATAATGGTGTGCCCTTTGAAACCCTATGATAGATACTGATGCTCGTGAATAGCACTAGAATATACTGATGTTATATATAATACTGATTTTACCCATGCCATGGCTATAGTGTACTGTACTAAAGCATCTGTTTTGATGAAGTCCTCCAGAGCCATCTGTCGTCCATTGCAGCCGGCAAGATCCTCTTCCCTCTGGTGCCGCTCCTAAACTAGTCCACGTGATCATGCTGTTAGGATGGAAATCAATGCTAACCATTTTATGTAGGAAACACTGTGCTGACCTACAAGAAGGAAAACTACTTCTTATACATCCGTCTCATTTACATCTTGGCAATACATTTGCTCGGTGTTAAAGAATGACTTCCTTAATCCTCTTGGTTCCTGTGTGGAACATAAGGCATCGACAACAGGACTGCCACTGCTTCTGATCTTCTGCTTTGGGGATGTCATCTCTTTCACAGTTCGTGGCTAGGTTTCCTTAGGGCAGCCAGTTCCTTTTCTCCTAATAAATAATGGCCAGTTTCCTGGAGACCTTATCTTGTCCAATGAGCTTGCTTTTTAGTGCATCTCCTGACATGCTTTATAGTCCAGAAGTAGGactaatctgtgtccaggaaactggcCCATAAAGATCAACTCGATGTATAGACGACAGAAGTCAGGTTTAAAACAGTAAAACATGTTTATTCAGTTCTCTCATCAGCCAATTTGTCATGATGAAGTGCATCAGTAGTGAAAGGCAGACCGGATCTGTTACATGCTCGATAATAACCATTTACAACCATGATTCAACTTCACAATTTAAAATAAAACCATTACTTGCATTTGACCTGAAAagacagtggtagcaatacacaGGACTGCCCAAGCAGAACATACACGTTCCTTTAAGAAACAGGGAGAGACCGCCAAAACCAAACTGGGTTGTTCCAATTCAAGTAGTTAGTTTAAGAccccttttttattttattactttcAACAAATTCAAGTTCAGGATGATGTAAAAGACGAGGAGAAAAGTCCAGATCATGTCAAcgtcaggagaaaggagagatggatCACATTCCAGAATCCCAAGGAACAAAACAAAAAgcgaaggagggatggagaagcCATCTTTGTTTAATAATACTCAAGAGTCGGGGCAACTgacatcagtagtagtagtaactggcATGGTAGTAGGACATCAGACCAACTTCAGAGTTACATTCACTGACGAGGTCCCATGTAGCGACCTCCCTCACTGGGTCCAGTACCTCGTCCAGAGCCAAAGCTGGGTTTCTGTGCCATGCCACCCCTGGTGGGGGGGCCTCTGGGCCCTCCAATCCTCTCTCGGGGCCCTCCGGGGCCACCTGGACCTCTGGGGCGGATGTCTCGCCGGTCCCCTTCCCGGGCGGAGCGAGTCTTCTTTTCCTCCACGTTCAGTCGGACATCGCCTCTGAACTTAATGGGCTACAAATGAAAGAAAACTGTTAGTATATTAACTCATTTAAAATGATCAAAAACAACTGTAAAGATCAGAGTGGGCTTTTAGAAAGAATTGTTGAATGACATGTACTGCTTCCAAACAGACATTTATGGGAATATGAAGCACCTTTCTATCATCATTGAAATGGAGCCGAAGGCCCTACAAAATGGAGCCCTACAAAATGGAGCCGAGTTCATCAAATCAGCATGTTGGTAATTAAAACACTCAGACTTAACGTATGTTTAAAATAATTATTACCCGGCTGCTTAGGATTTTCTGCACAGGCTCCGAGTCGTCAAACACCACGAACCCAAAGTTGGGAAGCTTTCCTCCGCTGTTGATCCGAAGCTCAAGCACAGTACCATACTCTGTAGGAAGAACCAGATCGTATTAAAATGACATATCAACTCTTTCAATCAATCGATTACTTCCATCAGTTGCTGCAAAGCATTCTGTGTTCCGTTGCAGAGACGCAGATCATTTAAAATGAGAAAGATCAATGATTCTAATCAATTATGTCTAACTCTTTTACAGGTCATTTGGGGACCATGATCAATTAAGACTAGCCATCTAAATCTGGTACTACTACACCCCAGGACTGTCAGAGTTGTTGATTACAATGTGCTGTCCctatttaatcaattatttgcCAGTTGAAACCATAAAGCTATTAATTCAAAAGCTTTTTTTGCAGACCATTAAAAAAAGCAACATACGTTGGAAAAACTCCTTGAGCTCTGCCTTGTCCACATCATGGGGAACGTTCCCTACGAAGAGCTGGTGAGCGTCTGGATACCTCACCACACGGCTAACCTCCGGCGACTCTCCCTGCTCTCCTTCCCGCACTGCAGACCAAGAGCAGACCCCACAGAGGTATGAGAGGAGATCACTTTATTAACGGTCACGCATACACGTCTGATGTTTCTTCAAAGAATaagcactatacacacacacagaccgacagATTCCCATTCAGACCGACAGATTCCCATCCAGACCGACAGATTCCCATCCAGAGTTCAGACTAACAGACAGGTTTACGTCCAACGTAGACAGCATACTGTAGcaaaacaattatttttttttacaaaggaAAAGAAATCTGTTCTTATTGGACGAGGTCAGGTAGTACACCCCAGTTGCGCTTCATTTTCGATACGTTTTCTACCTCCTGAACATGATCCAGTTTCCTGGTGGATGGTAACGTGTGTTGGGGGTGAGATGCTATCTGGTGGACAGTACCTCCTGGTCGGGGTCCTCTGTTGACTGGTGGGGGGCCTGGCCTTGCTTCCCGTGGTCTCTGGTCTCCTCTCGGTTGTGTTCTCTGTGCTGCGGCTTCTGTTTTCACCTCCACCCTGGGCTAAAGCACCAAGACAAGACCCTGAGAAACCAGGCTAGAAGACCAAGACAACAAGGCTCCTAGTtgattgtgttcgttgtcctttACGAGGAACGTTGATTTTAAAAagtcaaatgtaaaatgttaattATACCTAACCATAAATATAGTACATGTGGTCTTTCAACTGGTAGGATACATGCTAGATGTGTAATAGGTGACTTTATCCCCTTAGTAATCAATATAGTAGGTGTGGTTGTTTCTTCTGCTGGTATTTATTAATACATCATGTCGGCTACAGGAGTGTTTTTACAAAGAGAGAAGTAACATTGTATGTTAACGTACCGGTGCCGATGGGACTTTGACGACGTGTGGGGGGATGCCTGAGACAGGGACAACTCCGCTAGGGGGAAGGTTCTTACTGGTGACAGACGCCCAGGAGAAAGGCTGGAGGAGAGACGAAACAGACGTTATTAAATCAAGCTGAACGAGGTCTGGTAGCTGTACAGGGAAACCACTAGAAGCCAGGTAAACCTAATGAAGAACATCAAGGGCCAAATGAAGGAATTTCTCAGCAATAGTAGTTAATGTACAAAATTAGCTATCAAAGCTGATTCAACCAAAATGGTTCTTAAACCAAACTGGAATAACCAGAGGTTTAGACAAGTCACATATTGCCTAGTGACCTCGACAGTGGATAACCAGCCAAAACACAGCATCCAGAGGAATATACAGCCAGGTCACACAAGGAATCACAACCACCATGTTGACATGACCACAGCGTAGCCAACATAAGGGTTGAGACCTACCCGGTTATCTTCAGCAGGTGCGGGGGCAGGGTCAGCAGTGGCAGAGGGCAGGGGTGAGGAGACAGGACACTTCTCTCCCTGCTCCTCTGTGGTGTGTTCCTGTTGCTGCTGGGTCTCTGGCTCCAGGTCCCGTTTTCCATCCACCACGTCTGGCACCACCTCAGGTTCTGCCTCGGGCTCTGGGGTTAAAGCCACCTCctcctctggtctcttggcctcGGTGCTGATATagcccagacagacacatatctAATATTAACCCAAGCATAGACTAGAATGAAGTGGTACTAAATAAGTGGcaagtaatttattgggtaaaccacCAATATGTGGCATCACAGAAAAGCCAGTAAATTAAATTTGACGTCCAAattgtctggggggggggggggggttgcaatgCAAAGTGTTGATTATTAAAGTTTCCAGTGTACCcgccgaggggggggggggggggtttctccAAAACAGTcaagactagaggtcgaccgattatgattttccaACGCCGacgccgattattggaggacccaaaaaaagcCGGCGCCGTTTATTGGAGGACCCCAAAAAAGCCGgcgccgattattggaggacccaaaaaaagcCGACGCCGACTagtggaggaccaaaaaaaagccgccgccgattattggaggaccgggaaaaagccgataccgattattggaggcccccaaaaaagccgataccgattattggaggccccaaaaaaagccgataccgattattggaggaccaaaaaaagccgatgccgattatTGGATGACCAAgaaaaagccgatgccgattattggaggaccaaaaaaagccgataccgattattggaggaccaaaaaaagccgataacgATTAGTCGTCTGATTTTTATATCTAtatataatgacaattacaacaatactgaatgaacacgtattttaacttaatataatacataaataaaaatcaatttagtctcaaataaataacgaaacatgttcaatttggtttaaatattgTAAAAATAGTGttgagaagaaagtaaaagtgcaatatgtgccatgtaaaaaagctaacgtttaagttccttgctcagaacatatgaaagctggtggttccttttaacatgagtcttcaatattcccagttaagaagttttaggttgtagttattataggactatatctatataccatttgtatttcatatacctttgactattggatgtttttataggcactatagtattgccagcctaatcttgggagttgatcgGCTTGTAGTCATAAACAGctctgtgcttcaagcattgcgaagagctgctggcaaacgcagtaaagtgctgtttgaatgaatgcttacgagcctgctgctgcctaccaccgctcagtcagactgctctatcaaatcatagacttaattataatataataaacacagaaatacgagccttaggtcattaatatggtcaaatccggaaactataatttcgaaaacaaaacgtttattctttcagtgaaatacggaaccgttccgtattttatcgaacgggtggcatccataagtctaaatattgaaggttgtgcaatgtatgtaaaattcaggcaaattaattacggtctttgttcggaagaaatggacttcacacagttcgcaacgagccaggcggcccaaccTGCTGCATTTACCCCGACTCTGCTTGCatagaacgcaagagaagtgacacaatttccctagttaatattgcctgctaaaattaatttattttaattaaatatgCAGGCTTAAATAAATAtgcttgtgtattgattttaagaaaggcaatgatgtttatggttaggtacattggtgcaacgcagtgcttttttcacgaatgcgcttgttaaatcatcacccgtttggtgaaataggctgtgattcgatgataaattaacaggcaccgcattgattattcgCAACGCAGGAcgagctagttaaactagtaatatcaaccatgtgtagttaactagtgattatgttaagatttattgtttttttatgagataagtttaatgctagctagcaacttatcttggctccttgctgcactcgcgtaacaggtctcctcgtggagtgcaatgtaatcagcgtCCAAAAACGCTGATtgccgattgttatgaaaacttaaaatcggtcgacctctagttaaaaCGGCCTTAAATTTAATAAATGTACTACTccgttttctccccaatttcatggtattgttagggttcacctaggggtcatgattggggctgtacaaatgtttgatgtattagaataattgattatgcttatgttatattaatagaaggggaggggttataagacccctccctccttacatttatagggtcctagactacagatgaacaatatatatattcattgtaGAGGTTTAGTATTGTTCCACAATTGTTTTTTAGTTCTCTCTCTCATTATAAAGAGGTCCCTCTGAGAAATGTGTGACTGAAGGAGCTctgcaggggagtggaggagataagactagtcaAACATCCCACAATAAATCAACTTTGGGGAGTGGACGTTTACTGCTAAGTTTAAGATAACACTAAAAGCCATTGTTTATATAGCATTGTTTATATAGCTTGGTAGGCAGGGTTTTGGTCTCAGGAGTAAAAAGGTAATGACATAGGTAGTGACATCAGGCTAGACTGAGGGTGTAACAAAACAACTTGAGACTTTGTTTGATGCAGAACTTACTGGGAAACATGCGTGCCATGTTCCtgattgtcaacttctgtctgcaattgcattaataaaggttattgaatgatttaattaaatatATTGTCATAACACTAATTTCATCAATGATTGACAAGGACGAAAGGAAcagtatccaattggtagttagtcttgtcacgacgctgcaactcccgtacggactcaggagatgCAAAGGTCAAGAGcagtgcgtcctccgaaacacaacccaaccaagccacactgcttcctGACACAATGCCTACTTAAACCGGAAGCCAGcccaccaatgtgtcagaggaaacactgtacacctggtaACCGCGTacggcccgccacaggagacGCTAATGCGCGATGggacccggacaacgctgggccaaaccctcccctaacccggacgaagctgggccaaaccctcccctaacccggacgacgctgggccaaaccctcccctaacccgggccaATTGTCCCCTGCCCCAAGGGTCTCCCGGTTGTGGCCGACTGCAACAGAACCTGGACTCAAACCCAAACTCTGACACAGCTAGCACTACCtaagaccactgcgccactcggaaggcccCTAGATCACGCCTTCCTGAGAACAAAGTAACAAGGCTGATGGATATTGTAAGCTGCTTTAAAAAAACGAGTGGGACAGTTTTAATTTCCCAATGGCTGCGGCTCGCTGAGCAGGCCGAGGACAGTCGCAAATTAGACAAATTGTGTTGGTCAGGACAGCTGTAGAAGTTCTGCTCCCCTAGGCACGATCAACATGTGCCGCCCGTTTCATGTATAGTAGTCTATAAAGATTTGGAATGGATTGATAGACTAGAGTACAGTATTATGCGCAATCGGTGCATTTCAGTTGAGCGTATTCAGCAGCCAACTGCCCATAGTACGAAACTGTTGTCAATAAGCCACGTATAATCACACGACCGCACAATAGTTAAAATTATAATAAGCATAACATTTATTAACATCCCCCAGTAGATATGTAAACATATAACACTGTTGTCCAAATTTGATTGGACAAGATCAGTGTTATAATTTCTTCATTTTGTTGCTGCCTAGTGTTCCCTTTTCATTTGCTGTGGTGCTGAATCGCAACGGGAATGGGAGTGGGGCGGACCAGCACGGTCATAGCTATAAGGGATACAGTTTGTCAAATGAACGTCAAAAGTTTCATTTTAGCTAACTCTAACCCTTCTCCTAATTCTCCAAACATGCtgcgtaaattctcctaacctgataCGAAAAGTCAAATCTGATGTTAATTTGACAAGCTGGATCCATTCTAGCCATGACCAGCCTGCTCTAGTGTTTGTAGACAGCCATGTTTGGTTATTTATTAGCCAAGGCTAAATTAAATGAGAGGCCTAGATTGTATTTGAAAACAGAGCTGTTTTGTTATTAATTAAAATGTTTATACAAATAGCCTACAGGACAAATATTATATTTGGAGTTATGTTTTAGTACTGTGTAGGTGACTTGTTCCTTCTAGGTTAAAtgttctttttttaaatgatatATAGCTGGAATGAAGACGCAATGGTCAATGTTTTGCTTTTCAATAAAACCGGTCATGTTGGTATAACATAGTTCTACCCTTTACATTCTGTTATGATTAATTACAAtctaatttttttttattttgagcTCCATGGGTgaacacctctctctcactccctctctgatGAAAGGTATGTTTGCCACCATTCATGTTATAGTATTACAGACTTAGCATTGAGGAGGAAAAGTAGAATAGGATTGTTGATGTAGTCAGGACTAAGATGGATACGTTTCCTTACCAAGGTGTCTGTTTGTAGGTTGGCTCTTCCAGGGCCACCTTAGGTGATggtactctctcctccatctcctcaacATCCTCATCAGACTCTGAAACACCAAGAACATGACCGAGTCCCAATTACAGCACTTTAAGAGCTAAATTAAATACctgttacattttagtcatttagcagatgcttctATATACCTAAACGGTGAAGGCATATTATTCATAATAGTAGCGTTGACCCAGCGGTACAAAGCACCGCAATGGAGTTCAATAAGAGCAACACCGCTAACCATTATGTATTAGTCATGAGACATAAATTACATATGAAACCAAACAAGCCAAACGTAAAGAAGCTTCCTAATCTTTAACATGCTCACCTTCAGGGGGTTCTGAGTCAGAATCCCCAAACACTTCGTCTTGGTAACGGAATACATCGTTGTGAACGTAGAACTTGTTTGTTACAGTGCCCTGAAACACCAACGTCATTGAGTTTAAAACAATCAATCCTTTAACTGAACACTAATACACAAATGAAAACATATCAAGGACACATTTTCAATGTCCATCTATACAGTTGAAGGACCTACCTCAGGGGCCAGCACGAATGTCTGCATGAATTTGCGCATGGGTTGCATGTCGTTGGACAGCTCTCCCATCACTTGCACCACCACGCCCTCGTTCAAGGTCGCATGGGCGTCCACATGTCTGATCTTGGTGTGGCAGTCACGAAAGTTCAGCGCCAACACTTTCTTATGGATCTCCTTTATACGGAAATAAAGACCTTGATGAAAATCTCAAACTTAAAATGTGTTAGTCTTGTATCAGACAGCCTAACTGACAATATATATACCCATCTTTAATATGAACATACTGAAAGATCTTTGCCATAAAATCATGTGTCGCGTTGGATATTTTACAAAGGAAATGTTTAATACTGCTTCACAAAGTAATGAAAATTGTAATTCAGTACTCACCGACTGTCCGTAGACTGATTCAACTGGTTTGCCATTGTTGTCCAGACCTCCATGTACATAGGAGGAATTTTTCCCATAAAACCTAAAACAAAAAAGTTTAAAATCAGTTACTTCTTGTCTTTGTAGGAGAGGCATAGATAGCCCATTAATATATTAAAGCAGATCCCAATAGAACAGATACTGTTTTGGGAAGATTTTTCTAGTACTGTACTAGCTTTACCTGTGCAGGTAGTCGGGTGCCTggttgagtagtgtgtagtaCTGTCGGACAAACTCCCGCCCGACGAGCTGGGCACTTGGTTTCTCCATCACCATTTCTTTGGTCAGCTGGAGAGAACTGAAACAAGGTGTGGTTGTCATGGTGTAGATAATGGAGTCTGATCTGTACCAGTCACCAT includes the following:
- the LOC120047851 gene encoding ras GTPase-activating protein-binding protein 1-like is translated as MVMEKPSAQLVGREFVRQYYTLLNQAPDYLHRFYGKNSSYVHGGLDNNGKPVESVYGQSEIHKKVLALNFRDCHTKIRHVDAHATLNEGVVVQVMGELSNDMQPMRKFMQTFVLAPEGTVTNKFYVHNDVFRYQDEVFGDSDSEPPEESDEDVEEMEERVPSPKVALEEPTYKQTPCTEAKRPEEEVALTPEPEAEPEVVPDVVDGKRDLEPETQQQQEHTTEEQGEKCPVSSPLPSATADPAPAPAEDNRPFSWASVTSKNLPPSGVVPVSGIPPHVVKVPSAPPRVEVKTEAAAQRTQPRGDQRPREARPGPPPVNRGPRPGVREGEQGESPEVSRVVRYPDAHQLFVGNVPHDVDKAELKEFFQQYGTVLELRINSGGKLPNFGFVVFDDSEPVQKILSSRPIKFRGDVRLNVEEKKTRSAREGDRRDIRPRGPGGPGGPRERIGGPRGPPTRGGMAQKPSFGSGRGTGPSEGGRYMGPRQ